Proteins from a single region of Cytophagaceae bacterium:
- a CDS encoding DUF4301 family protein: MSFSEKDLRQIAQRGSDLSVINEQIENFKSGFPYMKVKRAATLSDGMIRLEKDEINKLTEFFEKESLKKKLLKFVPASGAASRMFKSLYSAKDEGKSDKSVEQFFEKLKDFAFYKSLSQFISENDNQQTLEALLTEKGLDYGSLPKGLLEFHQYGGFTRTAIEEHLVEGALYANNKGKVRLHFTVSPEHKKKFKTLINSILKKYEEQYSVKYDISFSEQKASTDTIAVGLDNEPFRDNAGNLLFRPAGHGALLENLNDQNADVIFIKNIDNVVPDHLKSETITYKKALAGLLLDYQKQIFYFIKRLEKPVVSSYFINKSVRFLRNNLNVEPPKGFRNWSQEEKLAFAKAKLNRPLRICGMVKNVGEPGGGPFWALNEDGSVSLQVVESAQFDMKNKKQKEIFETATHFNPVDLLCAVKDYKKEKFDLLKFRDPKTGFITEKSQSGKVLKAQELPGLWNGSMANWNTLFVEVPLITFNPVKTVNDLLRKEHQPA, from the coding sequence ATGAGTTTTTCTGAAAAAGACCTCCGGCAAATTGCCCAGCGTGGCAGCGATTTAAGTGTTATAAATGAGCAGATTGAAAACTTCAAAAGCGGATTTCCGTATATGAAGGTGAAGCGTGCCGCCACTCTTAGCGATGGTATGATAAGACTTGAAAAAGATGAAATTAATAAACTTACTGAGTTTTTTGAAAAAGAATCGCTTAAGAAAAAACTCCTGAAATTTGTTCCGGCATCAGGTGCAGCCAGCAGGATGTTTAAATCTTTATATTCGGCCAAAGATGAAGGAAAGTCAGACAAATCAGTAGAGCAATTTTTTGAAAAACTAAAAGATTTTGCTTTTTACAAAAGCCTGAGTCAATTTATTTCCGAAAATGACAATCAGCAAACCCTGGAGGCACTTTTGACTGAAAAAGGACTTGATTACGGAAGTCTGCCCAAAGGACTACTCGAGTTCCACCAATATGGAGGCTTTACCCGCACCGCCATAGAGGAGCATCTTGTAGAAGGAGCTCTTTATGCCAATAACAAAGGAAAAGTAAGACTTCATTTTACGGTTTCGCCAGAACATAAAAAGAAATTCAAAACACTCATAAACAGCATATTAAAAAAATACGAAGAGCAGTATTCTGTAAAATATGACATCAGTTTTTCTGAGCAAAAAGCATCAACAGATACCATTGCCGTTGGCCTTGACAACGAGCCTTTCCGTGATAATGCCGGTAATCTGCTGTTCAGACCAGCCGGTCATGGGGCTTTACTCGAAAACCTGAATGATCAGAATGCCGATGTGATTTTTATTAAAAATATTGATAACGTTGTGCCTGACCATTTGAAATCAGAGACTATCACTTACAAAAAAGCTTTGGCGGGACTATTACTTGACTATCAAAAACAGATATTCTATTTTATTAAAAGGCTCGAGAAACCTGTGGTTAGCAGTTATTTTATCAATAAATCTGTCAGATTTTTGCGAAACAATTTAAATGTAGAACCTCCAAAGGGTTTCAGGAACTGGTCGCAGGAAGAAAAACTGGCATTTGCCAAAGCCAAACTCAACCGCCCGCTTCGTATCTGTGGAATGGTAAAAAATGTAGGCGAACCGGGAGGCGGGCCTTTCTGGGCATTGAACGAAGACGGCTCGGTATCACTTCAGGTGGTGGAATCGGCCCAGTTTGATATGAAAAACAAAAAGCAAAAAGAGATTTTCGAAACTGCCACCCATTTTAATCCGGTGGATTTGCTGTGTGCTGTAAAAGACTACAAAAAAGAAAAGTTTGATTTATTGAAATTCCGGGATCCTAAAACAGGGTTTATCACCGAAAAATCACAATCTGGCAAAGTATTAAAAGCACAGGAGCTTCCGGGACTTTGGAATGGCTCCATGGCCAACTGGAATACACTTTTTGTCGAAGTGCCATTGATTACATTTAACCCAGTAAAAACAGTCAATGATTTGTTGAGAAAAGAACATCAGCCAGCCTGA